TGGAGGATGCCGTTGCAGCCGGCCTGTCCGAGACCGCGCCCGTGTTCGACAACGGATCCGACGCGCCGGGGGCCATTCTGGAGGACTGCTCCGAGGAGTTCCGCAGATGGTTTGAGCGCGCGGACTTGATCATCGCCAAGGGCCAGGGCAACTATGAAACCCTGTCCGATACGACGAAGCGTGTTTTCTTTCTTTTTACGGTCAAGTGCCCCGTCATTGCAGCCCATGTTGGGGAGCCCGTCGGCAGCTTGGTCGTCAAGGAGAACCGGGACATATGAACGGCGAATCGAGGGGCATCACGGTCGCCATCGCCAGCGGAAAAGGTGGAACCGGCAAGACGACGGTGGCCGTGAACCTTGCGGCAATCCTGGCCGAACAGGCCGAACAGGTCCAGTACCTCGACTGCGACGTGGAGGAGCCGAACGGCCACATCTTTCTGAAACCGGAAATCGAACGCACGGAAGACGTGGGCATCCCGGTGCCGGTGGTTGATAAGACGAAATGCACCGGTTGCGGCCAGTGCGCGGACGCCTGCGAATACAACGCCATGGTGATCCTGAAAACGGCATTGGTCTTTCCCGAACTCTGCCACGGGTGCGGCGGGTGCTGGCTGGTCTGCCCGGCCGGTGCGATCCAGGAGCAGCCCCGAACGATCGGCGTTGTCGAGACCGGCCGCGCTGGGAAGATTGGTTTCGGGCAAGGCCGGCTCAACGTAGGCGAACCGATGTCCCCGGCATTGATCCGCGCCGTGAAGCGGGTGCGAGCCACGGGCGGGACCGCAATTCTCGATGCCCCACCGGGAACCTCCTGCCCGGTGGTGGCAACAGTCCGCGACGCTGACTACGTCGTGCTCGTCACGGAACCGACCCCCTTCGGACTGAATGATCTGCGCCTGGCCGTGCAACTGATGCGCGAGGTGCAGCGCGCCTTCGGCGTGGCGATCAATCGCGCGGACATCGGGAATGACGCCGTTCGCAAATACTGCGACGCAGAGCGCATCCCCGTCTTGGCCGAAATCCCGGAGGACCGGAAGGTGGCCGAGGCTTACTCACGCGGCGACATGGCGACCGGTGCCGCGCCCGCATTCCGTGCCGCCCTTTCGCAACTAGCCGCACGGATCACCAGCGAACTTCCCCGAAAGGTGTCAGTGTGAAAGAGATCGTAGTCATCAGCGGCAAAGGGGGCACGGGCAAAACGAGCGTGACCGCTGCGCTTGCCGCGCTGGCGCGACAGTCGGTTCTTGTAGATTGCGACGTGGACGCCGCCGACTTGCACCTTCTTCTTCAACCCGAGATCCGACGCAGGCAGGAGTTCTGTTGCGGGCACCAGGCCGTTGTCCGATCCGCTGACTGCGTCGGCTGCGGCGCCTGCCAGGCCCAGTGCCGGTTCGACGCGATCCGGCCCTCGGAGGACGCGATGACGTTTCGCGTGGATACGGTGGGTTGCGAAGGCTGCGGCGTATGCGTGCGGGTGTGTCCCGTGAAAGCAATCGATTTCCCAGAGCGGTCCGCGGGGGAATGGTATGTGTCCGACACGCGGCACGGCCCGATGGTTCACGCGCGATTGAACCCCGGCGGGGAGAACTCGGGGAAGTTGGTCGCGTTGGTCCGCGAGGAAGCGCGCAAGCTGGCCGAAGCGAAGGGCCTAAATCTCATCTTGCTGGACGGGCCGCCGGGGATCGGTTGTCCCGTGATCGCCTCGATCACTGGCGCCAGCCAGGTTCTGGTCGTAACCGAGCCGACGCTATCGGGATTGCACGATCTGGAACGCGTGCTTGGACTGACGCGCCACTTTCGGATCCCCGCGGCGGTTTGCGTCAACAAGTGGGACATCAATCCGGCGCAAACTGAGCTGATTGAGCGACGGGCTATCGAACAAGGCGCGAAGGTCGCCGGCCGCATCCGCTATGACCGCGCCGTCACGGGTGCCCAGGTCCAGGGCTGTTCAATCGTGGAGTCGACTCCGAACGCGACGGCGGCCGACCTGAAAGTCCTTTGGGAAATCTTATGTTCAGAAACAGCAAACTGATTGTAGGGGAACTGCGCAAGCACGCGCCCTTCACGGCATTCGGCACGTTGTCGGGTCTCGTGATCATGCTGATCCTGCTCGCCGTGAAGGCTTCGCCGGGAACGTCAACTCGCTTGTTCTGGTTCATGCACCCGACTCACGTGCTCCTGAGCGCGTTGGTTACGGCCGCGATGTTCCGTCTGCATGGCGGGCGCGGCATCTGGCGCACGCTGTGGATCGGTTACGCAGGGTCCGTCGGCATCACGACCTTGAGCGACTGCGTGATCCCGTTCCTGGGGGAGTGGATCCTCGGGATGCCCAACCGGGGTCTGCACTTCGGGTTTGTCGAAAAGTGGTGGCTGGTCAATCCCCTTGCCCTATCGGGCATTCTGCTCGGCGTTTGGCGTCCGCATACCCAGGTGTTCCACAGTCTGCACGTGCTGCTCAGCACGTGGGCGTCGCTATTTCACATCACCATGACGATGACCAGCCCCCCGTCCTTCTTGACCATGGCGGCGATCGCCGTCTTCCTGTTCCTGGCGGTCTGGATCCCGTGCTGCACCAGCGACATCGTTTTTCCCTTGCTGTTCACGGATTCGAATCGCCGAACGGGTTCAGGCATTCGGCGTGAGGTAACGCCTTTCCTGATCGGCACATGGTTCCTTTTCTTCATCCTGGGCGGTCTGGCGTGGTGGATGGGCTTCCCGTCAAACCTTGTCGCCGGGTCGGCGATGGCGGCGGCCCTGATAACCAGCGCGTACTTCCTTTACTTCTTCCGCGATCCCGAACGCACGCCGCCGACGGATGACGACGCGGTCGTGGCTGGGGCCGACGGCACCATTGCCCCGGTTGTGAAGGTGACGGAAACCCAGTACCTCAAGGCGCGATGCGCCCGCATCAGTATCTTCCTAAGCCTCTTCGACGTGCATGTGAACCGGGCGCCAATGGCCGGCCGCTCCACATTCCTCGGCTATTTTCCCGGCAAGCGACTGTTCACGTTCCAGGCGAAATCCTCCGAGGTCAACCAGCACAACAAGATCCTGATTGAAGGCCGGCTGACACGATGCCTCGTGACCCAGATCGTGGGCCCCGTCTGCCGCCGCGTGGTCTACTGGCCGCCACATGACAGGATCGTCGAGATCGCGCTGGGCGAACGCATTGGAATGATGAAATTCGGCTCGCGCTTGGACATGTATCTTCCGACCTCCGATGTCGAGATAACAGCGAAGTCCGGAGATCGGGTTCGCGCAGGAGAAACGATTGTAGCCCGGCTGCGAAAGCGCGAAGACCATGAAGGAGTTCATCGAAATGCAGACTGAGAAGACGAACGACAACCTTGACCAGTTTCTGGAACAGCACGCCCTGGGGGAACGGATGCGGCGGATTCAGCACAGAATCATCGTCCTGTCCGGCAAGGGTGGGGTCGGCAAAAGCACGGTAGCGGCAAACCTGGCCGTCTCTCTGTCGCTGGCCGGCAAAAAGGTCGGCCTGCTGGACGTGGATATCCACGGGCCCAGCATCCCCAAAATGATGAAACTCGATGACTCCGGCGTGCAGGCGAAGGATGGAGTCATGCAACCTGTGGAGAAAGCCGGGCTGAAAGTCATGTCCATTGGATTTCTCCTGCGGGAACGCGACGATGCCGTGATATGGCGGGGGCCCATGAAGGCCAACGTGATCCGCCAGTTCCTCAAGGACGTG
The genomic region above belongs to Kiritimatiellia bacterium and contains:
- a CDS encoding phosphatidylserine decarboxylase — protein: MFRNSKLIVGELRKHAPFTAFGTLSGLVIMLILLAVKASPGTSTRLFWFMHPTHVLLSALVTAAMFRLHGGRGIWRTLWIGYAGSVGITTLSDCVIPFLGEWILGMPNRGLHFGFVEKWWLVNPLALSGILLGVWRPHTQVFHSLHVLLSTWASLFHITMTMTSPPSFLTMAAIAVFLFLAVWIPCCTSDIVFPLLFTDSNRRTGSGIRREVTPFLIGTWFLFFILGGLAWWMGFPSNLVAGSAMAAALITSAYFLYFFRDPERTPPTDDDAVVAGADGTIAPVVKVTETQYLKARCARISIFLSLFDVHVNRAPMAGRSTFLGYFPGKRLFTFQAKSSEVNQHNKILIEGRLTRCLVTQIVGPVCRRVVYWPPHDRIVEIALGERIGMMKFGSRLDMYLPTSDVEITAKSGDRVRAGETIVARLRKREDHEGVHRNAD
- a CDS encoding ATP-binding protein — its product is MKEIVVISGKGGTGKTSVTAALAALARQSVLVDCDVDAADLHLLLQPEIRRRQEFCCGHQAVVRSADCVGCGACQAQCRFDAIRPSEDAMTFRVDTVGCEGCGVCVRVCPVKAIDFPERSAGEWYVSDTRHGPMVHARLNPGGENSGKLVALVREEARKLAEAKGLNLILLDGPPGIGCPVIASITGASQVLVVTEPTLSGLHDLERVLGLTRHFRIPAAVCVNKWDINPAQTELIERRAIEQGAKVAGRIRYDRAVTGAQVQGCSIVESTPNATAADLKVLWEILCSETAN
- a CDS encoding ATP-binding protein; amino-acid sequence: MNGESRGITVAIASGKGGTGKTTVAVNLAAILAEQAEQVQYLDCDVEEPNGHIFLKPEIERTEDVGIPVPVVDKTKCTGCGQCADACEYNAMVILKTALVFPELCHGCGGCWLVCPAGAIQEQPRTIGVVETGRAGKIGFGQGRLNVGEPMSPALIRAVKRVRATGGTAILDAPPGTSCPVVATVRDADYVVLVTEPTPFGLNDLRLAVQLMREVQRAFGVAINRADIGNDAVRKYCDAERIPVLAEIPEDRKVAEAYSRGDMATGAAPAFRAALSQLAARITSELPRKVSV